The genomic window GGTTGTATCGGCATTTCCTTGATAAATATCAGCGAACCCCATTTGATATTCTTGTAATTGTTCATCTTCTATTTTTAATTGTTTCATTTGTTGGGATGTTTCTTCAAATAAATCGGCTACTTGTAAGACTTTTTTAATATCAGTTGTTTGACGATAACTTTCACTTTCTTCTGCCATTTTCTGAGTTAAAAGGATGATTTTTTGACATTGAGAGACTTTAGTTTCAGCGCAACTTATTAACAATAAGTTTATCAAAATTGTGAATAGAGATAGGGTTGAAGACAGGCACTTACTATTTGAAAGTTTTATCATCGAATGTTCCTCACGTTTAAAAGAGTTCTTTGATTAGAAAAATTATGCTATTCTTCCTGGTTTGTTAAACTATGTACTAAAGTATGAATTAAATAAGTTAACTGGGTGAGTTGTTCTCTAGACTCGGTTTGTGCATCGACTAGGGTTTGAATAGACTCACTTAAAGCAAAAATCTGATAACCTTGTTGTTGAATTTGTTGTTCTTGTTGTTGAATTTGTTCAACTAGATTTTCCATTTTCTCCGCTAAACTTTCTACGGTTTCAGTGGTAGCAATAACCGTCTCTCCCATACGTTCTAAAATCGTTTCTATTTTTTGAGTATTTTGAACCATTTTTATATTTTATATTGATTATCTAAATTTTTAGGAATTGAAATAGAAAATTTAAGCATTACCGTGACGTTTTTGATGCCATTGCCAAGCATGATTAACAATGGTTTGAAGATCAGAATATTGAGGTTGCCAACCTAAAACTGATTGTGCTTTTTGACTACTTCCCACTAATATTGGGACATCTCCGGGACGGCGATCGCTTTCTTTCACTAGAAAATCTATTCCTGTTACTTTTTTAGCCATATCAATCACCTCTTTAACTGAAAATCCATTACCGTTCCCTAAATTAAACATTTCACTTTCACCCCCATTTAAAAGATATTCTAATCCTAAAATATGAGCAGATGCTAAATCATTGACATGAATATAATCTCTAATAGCTGTGCCATCATGAGTATCATAATCTGTGCCAAAAATAAAGAGATGATCTCGTTTTTTTAGTGCAGTTAATAAAGCTAGGGGAATCAAATGCGTTTCGGGGGTGTGATCTTCTCCTAAATTCCCAGAAGGATCAGCCCCTGACGCATTAAAATAGCGGAAGATAACGGATTTTAATCCATAAGCTTGATCAAAATCTTTGAGA from Crocosphaera subtropica ATCC 51142 includes these protein-coding regions:
- the galE gene encoding UDP-glucose 4-epimerase GalE, with product MSDTKPTILVTGGAGYIGSHAVLSLQKAGYHVIVFDNLSYGHPEIIKDVLQVELIVGDTQNRTLLDELFSTRNIAAVMHFAAFIAVGESVQAPAIYYQNNVVGTLTLLEAMMAANINKFVFSSTCAIYGMPQEIPMTEQHPNHPLSPYASSKYMVEKILKDFDQAYGLKSVIFRYFNASGADPSGNLGEDHTPETHLIPLALLTALKKRDHLFIFGTDYDTHDGTAIRDYIHVNDLASAHILGLEYLLNGGESEMFNLGNGNGFSVKEVIDMAKKVTGIDFLVKESDRRPGDVPILVGSSQKAQSVLGWQPQYSDLQTIVNHAWQWHQKRHGNA